The following coding sequences are from one Pseudomonadota bacterium window:
- a CDS encoding GDP-mannose 4,6-dehydratase, with the protein MEIDPCYFRPTEVEFLLGDPGKAKTRLGWQPEISFDELVKVMVREDLQEVQRDQLCKIEGFRTFNNFE; encoded by the coding sequence GTGGAAATAGATCCCTGTTATTTCCGTCCCACTGAAGTTGAATTTCTTTTGGGTGATCCCGGCAAGGCCAAAACCAGGCTTGGCTGGCAGCCGGAAATCTCTTTTGATGAGCTGGTTAAGGTTATGGTCCGGGAAGACCTGCAGGAAGTCCAGCGGGACCAGTTGTGTAAAATCGAAGGATTTAGAACTTTTAACAACTTTGAATAG